One segment of Anopheles stephensi strain Indian chromosome 3, UCI_ANSTEP_V1.0, whole genome shotgun sequence DNA contains the following:
- the LOC118510189 gene encoding uncharacterized protein LOC118510189, which yields MNRLVLAFGIVCLLQGLSAEPRPEFGLSIEIAGSSKLTAVSDQVGTIKGEIKGLLPIGTISSLLPSLLTTKEKVEAIINSFESKVNDITLAYTNLLSASNNDVDAAFGPFVDAIGATQTFVSVQGLAVADALSALTFTGISDQLKDAFSRINLGLGDLRTKTVSVKDAILAAVTAAGSDTVTEEGLRQFLTLKKMYDLLRSATTLRSYLPLVKYILLTVKENLAEADSFLMNLKDQLAGDVSSVAESFTSAIDAKTSAIKDEVANKFATDATRADEIFAAVSGLTGIVSATKFSDLQAAMLVLKNLFTTAELSAQTTALSQAFASITTQLASRITALQASASVTDNPLVISLVNNLVGNDEYGRYCYHKYKDLVENLFDLSFDAGWQCIDKEILRLEHLRVTLELIFELLAYDFDEVASQVTVCDKLTNADNLNACISSLSSFYTELFTATKAKVGVLFQLAIDEAVAVENRLLICFELVNLDTSITQVAEISADLEICSVQGPNGSD from the exons ATGAATCGACTAGTGTTAGCGTTCGGTATCGTCTGCTTACTGCAG GGACTCTCTGCTGAGCCGAGACCAGAGTTTGGTCTTAGCATCGAAATCGCTGGCAGCAGTAAGCTTACAGCAGTGAGTGATCAAGTGGGCACCATCAAGGGCGAAATCAAGGGACTACTTCCGATCGGTACCATTTCATCCCTATTGCCAAGCCTCTTAACCACAAAGGAAAAGGTCGAAGCCATCATTAACAGTTTTGAGAGTAAGGTGAATGACATCACCCTTGCCTACACCAACTTGCTGAGCGCGTCAAACAATGATGTGGACGCTGCGTTCGGACCCTTCGTGGACGCTATCGGTGCTACACAAACCTTCGTTTCTGTCCAGGGTTTGGCCGTTGCTGACGCTCTGTCCGCGCTTACGTTCACCGGCATCTCGGATCAACTTAAAGATGCGTTCTCGCGCATCAACCTCGGTTTGGGGGACCTGAGAACGAAGACCGTAAGCGTAAAGGACGCTATCCTGGCCGCCGTAACCGCCGCAGGTTCGGACACTGTCACCGAGGAGGGCCTTCGCCAGTTCCTTACTCTGAAGAAGATGTACGACCTGCTGAGGTCTGCTACTACTCTGCGGTCGTACCTGCCGCTCGTGAAGTACATTCTGCTAACCGTTAAGGAGAACCTGGCCGAAGCCGACTCGTTCTTGATGAACCTTAAGGATCAGCTGGCAGGTGATGTGAGCTCGGTGGCGGAAAGTTTCACCTCTGCAATTGATGCCAAAACCTCCGCAATCAAAGATGAAGTGGCAAACAAATTCGCCACCGATGCTACTAGAGCAGATGAAATTTTCGCAGCGGTCAGTGGCTTGACGGGCATTGTAAGTGCTACGAAGTTTAGCGACCTGCAGGCAGCCATGCTGGTGCTGAAAAATTTGTTCACGACCGCTGAACTGTCCGCGCAGACGACCGCTTTGAGTCAAGCGTTCGCCTCCATTACCACTCAGCTCGCATCACGCATCACCGCCCTGCAAGCTTCAGCCAGCGTGACCGATAATCCGCTGGTCATCAGCCTTGTCAACAACCTGGTCGGCAATGATGAATACGGTCGCTACTGCTACCACAAGTACAAAGATTTGGTGGAGAATCTGTTCGACCTGTCCTTCGATGCTGGCTGGCAGTGCATTGACAAGGAGATTCTTCGTCTCGAGCACCTGCGAGTGACTCTCGAGCTTATCTTCGAGCTGCTGGCGTACGACTTCGATGAGGTAGCGTCGCAGGTTACCGTTTGCGACAAGCTCACCAACGCCGACAACCTGAACGCTTGCATCTCATCG CTGTCCTCGTTCTACACCGAGCTGTTCACGGCCACCAAGGCTAAGGTCGGCGTGCTGTTCCAGCTCGCCATCGACGAGGCCGTCGCCGTCGAGAACCGTCTGCTTATCTGCTTCGAGCTGGTCAACCTGGACACGTCCATCACGCAGGTGGCTGAGATTTCCGCCGACCTGGAAATTTGCAGCGTGCAAGGCCCCAACGGCTCGGATTAA
- the LOC118510190 gene encoding uncharacterized protein LOC118510190: MDRIALLLLLLQGSLVVASPDYGIADSVIGTAQILSGVNDASTYLDTLAAGQLVSATISADDPVSAVFGLPRIVQILQQTGTSVSQDGDRIVTALTTLTESSSGDPAALFDAALSSIQDALTHITERLPATASSLSAIIGSNVPDRLADSFGRIETALQTLKTQLGTLKSSILAAVAEAGSPVSIPMEILNKHITAKKVYSVLQTVRNLRAFLPVVRYTLNTSIEDAVVADSYLQAYASMLASLDGLVTMLLQSLNAAGQSFYGTVKTGIESLEATYISMKESTLALPINEVPELGAAIVSMLNKFTTTLADTQTSVLSVATELQSYLNAIRTMVTITDPEVISISESKLIAALIKTLIASGPYSRFCFNKYRAQVSDLANYLLDELTVCVEREVPRLAKLAASVQTVLEVNVFDFEDIFDWLTICDGIQEPSDRTACVTRISQSYTPLGDNFADKYDLVFDLTTSELNASKQRVKICNNLSRRWLADGYIPDLQTDIEQCALKGPNE, translated from the exons ATGGATCGTATCGCACTTCTCCTACTACTATTGCAG GGTTCGTTGGTCGTCGCCAGTCCCGACTATGGAATAGCGGACAGCGTCATCGGTACCGCGCAGATACTGTCCGGTGTGAACGACGCTTCCACCTACCTAGACACGCTGGCGGCAGGACAACTGGTGTCTGCCACAATCTCGGCCGATGATCCGGTGTCAGCCGTGTTCGGTTTGCCGCGCATCGTGCAGATTCTACAGCAAACCGGCACCTCCGTCTCGCAGGATGGTGACCGCATCGTGACCGCTCTTACAACTCTCACCGAGAGCAGCTCGGGCGATCCGGCCGCACTGTTTGATGCCGCTCTCTCGAGCATCCAGGACGCGCTGACCCACATCACAGAGCGGCTACCGGCGACGGCATCTAGCCTGTCCGCCATCATCGGTAGCAACGTGCCCGATCGGCTGGCGGATAGTTTCGGGCGGATAGAGACCGCGCTGCAGACGCTGAAGACGCAGCTCGGAACGCTCAAGTCATCCATCCTGGCTGCGGTAGCGGAGGCCGGATCACCCGTCTCCATCCCGATGGAAATCCTCAACAAGCACATCACGGCGAAAAAGGTGTACAGTGTGCTGCAGACCGTACGGAACCTGCGTGCCTTTCTGCCGGTGGTACGGTACACGCTCAACACCTCCATCGAAGATGCGGTCGTGGCTGACAGCTACCTGCAAGCGTACGCCTCCATGCTAGCGTCGCTCGATGGCCTGGTAACGATGCTGCTGCAATCGCTCAACGCCGCCGGGCAGAGCTTCTACGGTACGGTAAAGACCGGTATCGAATCACTGGAAGCCACCTATATTAGCATGAAGGAATCGACTCTAGCCCTGCCAATAAATGAAGTGCCAGAGCTGGGAGCAGCGATCGTGTCCATGCTGAACAAATTCACCACCACGCTGGCAGATACGCAGACCAGCGTTCTCTCGGTTGCGACCGAACTGCAGAGCTACCTGAACGCCATCAGGACGATGGTTACGATCACCGATCCGGAGGTGATCTCCATCAGCGAAAGCAAGCTGATCGCTGCACTGATCAAAACGCTCATCGCCAGCGGTCCGTACTCGCGCTTCTGCTTCAACAAGTACAGGGCGCAGGTGAGCGATCTTGCCAACTACCTGCTCGACGAGTTGACCGTGTGCGTCGAGCGTGAGGTGCCGCGGTTGGCAAAACTGGCCGCCTCCGTACAGACCGTGCTCGAGGTGAACGTGTTCGACTTCGAGGACATCTTCGACTGGCTGACTATATGCGACGGTATACAGGAGCCGTCCGACCGGACCGCGTGCGTCACACGG ATTTCGCAGTCGTATACGCCGCTGGGAGACAACTTTGCCGACAAGTACGATCTGGTGTTCGATCTGACGACGAGCGAGCTGAACGCGAGCAAACAGCGGGTCAAAATCTGCAACAATCTGTCCAGGCGCTGGCTGGCGGATGGATACATTCCCGATCTGCAGACCGACATCGAGCAGTGCGCACTGAAGGGTCCGAACGAATAG